The following proteins are encoded in a genomic region of Stutzerimonas balearica DSM 6083:
- the dapE gene encoding succinyl-diaminopimelate desuccinylase encodes MTAPALSPTLQLACELINRASVTPLDEGCQQLMSARLAACGFAVEPMRIEDVDNFWALRGSEGPVLCFAGHTDVVPTGPVEAWHNPPFAARIDEQGMLHGRGAADMKGSLAAMVVAVERFVADHPAHKGQIAFLITSDEEGPAHHGTKAVVERLRERGQRLDWCIVGEPSSTTLVGDVVKNGRRGSLGGTLTVRGQQGHVAYPHLAKNPIHLAAPALAELAAEHWDDGNAFFPPTSFQVSNLNAGTGATNVIPGTLTAVFNFRFSTESTVEDLQRRTAAILDKHGLDWHVDWALSGLPFLTEPGELLDAVSASIRAVTGRDTTPSTSGGTSDGRFIATLGTQVVELGPVNATIHQVDEHVLASDLDLLAEIYYQTLVRLLAC; translated from the coding sequence ATGACCGCCCCTGCCCTTTCCCCGACCCTGCAACTGGCCTGCGAGCTGATCAATCGCGCCTCGGTGACGCCTCTGGACGAAGGCTGCCAGCAGCTGATGAGCGCGCGGCTCGCCGCCTGCGGCTTTGCCGTCGAGCCGATGCGCATCGAGGACGTGGACAATTTCTGGGCACTGCGCGGCAGCGAGGGCCCGGTGCTCTGCTTCGCCGGTCACACCGACGTGGTGCCGACCGGCCCGGTCGAGGCCTGGCACAACCCGCCGTTCGCCGCGCGCATCGACGAGCAGGGCATGCTGCACGGCCGCGGCGCGGCGGACATGAAGGGCAGCCTGGCGGCCATGGTCGTGGCCGTCGAGCGCTTCGTCGCCGACCACCCGGCACACAAGGGGCAGATCGCCTTTCTCATCACCAGCGACGAGGAAGGCCCGGCGCACCACGGCACCAAGGCGGTGGTCGAGCGCCTGCGCGAGCGCGGCCAGCGGCTGGACTGGTGCATCGTCGGCGAACCGTCGAGCACCACGCTGGTCGGTGACGTAGTGAAGAACGGTCGCCGCGGCTCGCTCGGCGGCACCCTCACCGTGCGCGGCCAGCAGGGCCACGTGGCCTACCCGCACCTGGCGAAGAACCCGATCCATCTCGCCGCGCCGGCACTGGCCGAACTCGCCGCCGAGCACTGGGACGACGGCAACGCGTTCTTCCCGCCGACCAGTTTCCAGGTCTCCAACCTCAACGCCGGCACCGGCGCGACCAACGTCATTCCCGGCACCTTGACCGCGGTGTTCAACTTCCGCTTTTCCACCGAATCCACGGTCGAGGATCTGCAGCGCCGTACCGCGGCTATCCTCGACAAGCACGGCCTGGACTGGCACGTCGACTGGGCGCTGTCCGGCCTGCCGTTCCTCACCGAACCCGGCGAGCTGCTCGATGCGGTGTCGGCGAGCATTCGCGCGGTCACCGGCCGCGACACCACGCCGTCGACCAGCGGCGGCACCTCCGATGGCCGCTTCATCGCCACCCTCGGCACCCAGGTGGTCGAACTCGGCCCGGTGAACGCGACCATCCACCAGGTCGACGAGCACGTGCTGGCCAGCGACCTCGACCTGCTCGCCGAGATCTACTACCAGACCCTGGTGCGCCTGCTCGCATG
- a CDS encoding glycosyltransferase: MSARKLGLNLVMVVAVASLFTGLWAWFNQPVDAPDWPDQISGYSFSPFRLHQSPQDNIYPSDDEIRADLELLSNQTDNIRTYSVDGTLGDIPHLAEELGMRVTLGIWLSNDLEANERQIARGIEIARNERSVIRVVVGNEALFREEVTVEQMIGYLDRVRSALKVPVTTAEQWHIWQKYPELARHVDLIAAHVLPYWEFIPREDSVDFVLERARELKKQFPKKPLLLAEVGWPSNGRTRGGAEADQAEQAIYLRTLVNKLNAKGFNYFVIEAFDQPWKAGEEGAVGAYWGVYNAARQPKFPLTGPVVEIPQWRLLASASGILALLALALLLIDGSALRQRGRTFLTIVAFLAATMLVWIAYDFSQQYSTWFSLTVGVLLALGALGVMVVLLTEAHELAETVWKRKRVRPFLPVTDETGYRPMVSVHVPCYNEPPEMVKQTLNALARLDYPNFEVLVIDNNTRDPAVWEPVQAHCEALGERFRFFHVAPLAGFKGGALNYALERTHPDAEVVAVIDSDYCVSPDWLRHMVPHFADPKIAVVQSPQDYRDEHESLFKKLCYAEYKGFFHIGMVTRNDRDAIIQHGTMTMTRRKVLDELKWADWCITEDAELGLRVFEKGLSAAYFEQSYGKGLMPDTFIDFKKQRFRWAYGAMQIMKRHLASLFFGKGSELTRGQRYHFVAGWLPWVADGLNIFFTAGALLWSAAMIIVPNRVDPPLLIFALPPLALFFFKLGKILFLYRRAVGVNMRDAASAAIAGLALSHTIAKAVLFGMVTRSIPFFRTPKMRSNHGLLLALAEAREEAFVMLLLWGAALGIAITQPQPGLDVMFWVAVLLIQSLPYVAALAMAMLSSLPKPEQHAQAKPA; this comes from the coding sequence ATGTCTGCTCGCAAATTGGGTCTCAACCTGGTCATGGTCGTGGCCGTGGCCTCGCTGTTCACTGGCCTGTGGGCCTGGTTCAACCAACCGGTGGATGCACCGGACTGGCCCGACCAGATCTCCGGCTATTCGTTTTCCCCGTTCCGCCTGCACCAGTCGCCCCAGGACAACATCTACCCGAGCGACGACGAGATCCGCGCCGACCTCGAGCTGCTCAGCAATCAGACCGACAACATCCGTACCTATTCGGTCGACGGCACGCTCGGTGACATCCCGCACCTGGCCGAGGAACTCGGCATGCGGGTGACGCTCGGCATCTGGCTGAGCAACGACCTGGAAGCCAACGAGCGGCAGATCGCGCGTGGCATCGAGATCGCGCGCAACGAACGCAGCGTGATCCGCGTGGTGGTCGGCAACGAAGCGCTGTTTCGCGAAGAGGTGACGGTCGAACAGATGATCGGCTATCTCGACCGGGTGCGCAGCGCGCTGAAGGTCCCGGTGACCACCGCCGAACAGTGGCACATCTGGCAGAAATACCCGGAGCTGGCCCGCCACGTCGACCTCATCGCCGCCCACGTGCTGCCTTACTGGGAATTCATCCCGCGCGAAGATTCGGTGGACTTCGTGCTCGAGCGGGCCCGCGAGCTGAAGAAACAGTTCCCGAAAAAACCGCTGCTGCTGGCCGAAGTCGGCTGGCCGAGCAACGGCCGGACCCGCGGTGGCGCCGAGGCCGACCAGGCCGAGCAGGCGATCTATCTGCGCACGCTGGTCAACAAGCTCAACGCCAAGGGCTTCAACTACTTCGTCATCGAGGCCTTCGACCAACCCTGGAAGGCCGGCGAGGAAGGTGCGGTCGGCGCCTACTGGGGCGTCTACAACGCCGCGCGCCAACCCAAGTTCCCGCTCACCGGGCCGGTGGTGGAAATCCCGCAGTGGCGCCTGCTGGCCAGCGCCTCGGGCATCCTCGCGCTGCTCGCCTTGGCCCTGCTGCTGATCGACGGCAGCGCCCTGCGCCAGCGCGGGCGTACCTTCCTCACCATCGTCGCCTTTCTCGCCGCGACCATGCTGGTGTGGATCGCCTACGACTTCAGCCAGCAGTACAGCACCTGGTTCAGCCTGACCGTCGGCGTGCTGCTGGCGCTCGGTGCCCTGGGCGTGATGGTGGTACTGCTCACCGAGGCCCACGAGCTGGCCGAAACGGTGTGGAAGCGCAAGCGCGTGCGACCGTTCCTGCCGGTGACCGACGAGACCGGCTACCGGCCGATGGTGTCGGTCCACGTGCCCTGCTACAACGAGCCGCCAGAAATGGTGAAGCAGACGCTCAACGCCCTGGCGCGCCTGGACTACCCGAATTTCGAAGTGCTGGTAATCGACAACAACACCCGCGACCCCGCGGTCTGGGAGCCGGTGCAGGCGCATTGCGAAGCGCTCGGCGAGCGCTTCCGCTTCTTCCACGTCGCGCCACTGGCCGGCTTCAAGGGCGGTGCGCTGAACTATGCGCTGGAGCGCACCCATCCGGACGCCGAGGTGGTCGCGGTGATCGACTCGGACTACTGCGTCAGCCCCGACTGGCTGCGCCACATGGTGCCGCACTTCGCCGATCCGAAAATCGCCGTGGTGCAGTCGCCGCAGGATTATCGCGACGAGCATGAGTCGCTGTTCAAGAAGCTCTGCTACGCCGAATACAAGGGCTTCTTCCACATCGGCATGGTCACGCGCAACGACCGCGACGCGATCATCCAGCACGGCACCATGACCATGACCCGGCGCAAGGTGCTCGACGAGCTGAAATGGGCCGACTGGTGCATCACCGAGGATGCCGAGCTGGGCCTGCGGGTGTTCGAGAAAGGGCTGTCGGCGGCCTATTTCGAACAGAGCTACGGCAAGGGCCTGATGCCCGACACCTTCATCGACTTCAAGAAGCAGCGCTTCCGCTGGGCCTATGGCGCAATGCAGATCATGAAGCGCCATCTGGCCAGCCTGTTCTTCGGCAAGGGCAGCGAGCTGACCCGCGGCCAGCGCTACCACTTCGTCGCCGGCTGGCTGCCGTGGGTGGCCGACGGGTTGAACATCTTCTTCACCGCCGGTGCGCTGCTCTGGTCGGCGGCGATGATCATCGTCCCCAACCGGGTCGACCCGCCGCTGTTGATCTTCGCCCTGCCGCCGCTGGCATTGTTCTTCTTCAAGCTCGGCAAGATCCTGTTCCTCTATCGCCGTGCGGTGGGCGTGAATATGCGCGATGCGGCGTCGGCGGCGATCGCCGGCCTGGCACTGTCGCACACCATCGCCAAGGCCGTGCTGTTCGGCATGGTCACGCGCAGCATCCCGTTCTTCCGCACGCCGAAGATGCGCAGCAACCACGGGCTGTTGCTGGCGCTGGCGGAGGCGCGCGAGGAGGCCTTCGTCATGCTGCTGTTGTGGGGCGCCGCGCTCGGCATCGCCATCACCCAGCCGCAGCCGGGGCTGGATGTGATGTTCTGGGTCGCGGTGCTGCTGATCCAGTCGCTGCCCTATGTCGCGGCGCTGGCCATGGCGATGCTCTCGTCGTTGCCCAAGCCCGAGCAGCATGCGCAGGCCAAGCCCGCCTGA
- the tcdA gene encoding tRNA cyclic N6-threonylcarbamoyladenosine(37) synthase TcdA, producing MTVDEQRFGGIARLYGRDGLERLAAAHVAVVGLGGVGSWVAEALARSGVGEISLFDLDDVCITNTNRQIQAIDGAVGKPKVDEMAARIRAINPACRVHAVADFVTRETMAEYITEDLDCVIDCIDSVPAKAALIAWCKRRKIQIVATGGAGGQVDPTQIQVADLNKTYNDPLAAKVRSLLRREYGFSRTPGRTYSVPCVFSTEQLRYPKPDGGVCQSKSFVGEGVKLDCAGGFGAAMMVTASFGMVAAARAVDKLVAGARRPSERAGRD from the coding sequence ATGACGGTCGATGAGCAGCGTTTCGGCGGCATAGCCAGGCTTTACGGGCGCGACGGGCTCGAGCGGCTGGCCGCTGCGCACGTGGCGGTGGTCGGGCTCGGCGGGGTCGGTTCCTGGGTCGCCGAGGCCCTGGCGCGCAGCGGCGTCGGCGAGATCAGCCTGTTCGACCTGGACGATGTCTGCATCACCAATACCAACCGGCAGATCCAGGCCATCGACGGCGCCGTGGGCAAGCCGAAGGTCGACGAGATGGCCGCGCGCATCCGCGCGATCAACCCAGCCTGTCGGGTGCATGCCGTGGCCGACTTCGTCACCCGCGAGACCATGGCCGAGTACATCACCGAAGACCTCGACTGCGTCATCGACTGCATCGACAGCGTACCGGCCAAGGCTGCGCTGATCGCCTGGTGCAAGCGCCGCAAGATCCAGATCGTCGCCACCGGCGGCGCCGGCGGGCAGGTCGACCCGACACAGATCCAGGTCGCCGATCTGAACAAGACCTACAACGACCCGCTCGCGGCCAAGGTGCGCTCGCTGCTGCGCCGCGAGTACGGCTTCTCGCGCACACCGGGGCGAACCTACAGCGTGCCGTGCGTGTTCTCCACCGAACAGCTGCGCTACCCCAAGCCGGACGGCGGGGTCTGCCAGAGCAAGAGCTTCGTCGGCGAGGGCGTCAAGCTCGACTGTGCCGGCGGCTTCGGCGCCGCGATGATGGTCACCGCGAGCTTCGGCATGGTCGCCGCCGCACGCGCGGTGGACAAGCTGGTAGCCGGTGCGCGGCGGCCCAGCGAGCGCGCCGGGCGCGACTGA
- a CDS encoding OprO/OprP family phosphate-selective porin, with translation MIRKHFAGFAASALALAVSAQAFAGTVTTDGADLVIKTKGGLEVGTTDKEFSFKINGRLQADADSFDGFYTQNGERADETYFRRARLEISGVAFTDWGYTFNRNFTNDSSNWDELAIHYNGWEPVQLSIGRIKPTFGLEEAISSKWITAIERSSIYDLAPWLNSHEDGEGVRLRTTVGMFHGEAGAYRQDGGEGADMLEDEDGSNNTSFVLRGVIAPIVEKDQVLHLGASFGSRDVEEGYRERIRPRLSVRGTTEDSANGNRATFGGTMTDGTDQAWGLEAAYMIGPFSVQGEYLTRTVDGMEGFEDLEATGYNVQLAYTLTGESRSYKLDGGKFDKIKPENKRTGAWEVFYRFDDITVDETGIAPSGYVGALDSAEAGAKTHTIGVNWYANESVKLSANYLKTSVDDVVNANGDDDGDAISLRAQYVF, from the coding sequence ATGATCCGCAAGCACTTCGCCGGTTTCGCTGCCAGCGCCCTGGCTCTGGCCGTTTCCGCCCAGGCTTTCGCCGGCACCGTCACCACCGATGGCGCCGATCTCGTTATCAAGACCAAGGGAGGCCTGGAGGTCGGGACCACCGACAAGGAGTTCTCCTTCAAGATCAACGGTCGCCTGCAGGCCGATGCCGACAGCTTCGACGGTTTCTACACCCAGAACGGCGAGCGCGCCGACGAGACCTACTTCCGCCGCGCGCGTCTGGAAATCTCCGGCGTTGCCTTCACCGACTGGGGCTACACCTTCAACCGCAACTTCACCAATGACTCGAGCAACTGGGACGAGCTGGCGATCCACTACAACGGCTGGGAGCCGGTGCAGCTGTCGATCGGCCGCATCAAACCGACCTTCGGCCTGGAAGAAGCGATCAGCTCCAAGTGGATCACCGCGATCGAGCGTTCCTCGATCTATGACCTGGCGCCCTGGCTGAACAGCCACGAAGATGGCGAAGGTGTCCGCCTGCGCACCACCGTCGGCATGTTCCACGGTGAGGCCGGTGCCTATCGTCAGGACGGCGGCGAAGGCGCCGACATGCTCGAGGACGAAGATGGCTCCAACAACACCAGCTTCGTGCTGCGTGGCGTGATCGCACCGATCGTCGAGAAGGACCAGGTGCTGCACCTGGGCGCGAGCTTCGGCAGCCGCGACGTGGAAGAAGGCTACCGCGAGCGCATCCGTCCGCGCCTGTCGGTGCGCGGCACCACCGAAGACAGCGCCAACGGCAACCGTGCCACTTTCGGCGGCACCATGACCGACGGCACCGATCAGGCCTGGGGCCTGGAAGCGGCCTACATGATCGGCCCGTTCTCGGTGCAGGGTGAATACCTGACCCGTACCGTCGATGGCATGGAAGGTTTCGAAGACCTCGAAGCCACCGGCTACAACGTGCAGCTGGCCTACACCCTCACCGGTGAGTCGCGCTCCTACAAGCTCGACGGCGGCAAGTTCGACAAGATCAAGCCGGAAAACAAGCGTACCGGCGCCTGGGAAGTCTTCTACCGCTTCGACGACATCACCGTCGACGAGACCGGTATCGCCCCGAGCGGTTATGTCGGTGCGCTGGACAGCGCAGAAGCCGGTGCCAAGACCCACACCATCGGTGTGAACTGGTACGCCAACGAGTCGGTCAAGCTGTCGGCCAACTACCTGAAGACCAGCGTCGACGACGTAGTCAACGCCAATGGCGACGACGACGGCGACGCCATCAGCCTGCGCGCTCAGTACGTGTTCTAA
- a CDS encoding GNAT family N-acetyltransferase, which yields MPIQTLSRLADIPAQHWDALLANRQPFLRHAFLSSLEDSGSVGGRSGWQPEHRLLLDADGVPRAALPLYRKAHSYGEYVFDWAWADACQRAGIRYYPKLLCAVPFSPVAGQRLLGDAQAAAGVLDELSRGLDAAGLSGLHLNFSEPAADALLAGRDGWLERIGCQFHWHNRGYRDFQDFLDALASRKRKQLRKEREQVAGQGLAFDWRSGGELSEADWDFVYACYANTYQVRGQAPYLTRSFFSLLAERMPEAIRLIWVRQGERPVAMAFCLCDDDTLYGRYWGCLAEFDRLHFETCFYQGIEWAIASGLRRFDAGAQGEHKLIRGFEPVITRSWHYLAHPGLRAAVADFLGQERVGVLAYRQAAQAALPYRQG from the coding sequence ATGCCCATCCAGACTCTTTCCCGGCTCGCGGATATTCCCGCCCAGCACTGGGACGCCTTGCTCGCGAACCGCCAGCCGTTCCTGCGCCACGCCTTTCTGTCTTCGCTCGAAGACAGTGGCAGCGTGGGTGGCCGCAGTGGCTGGCAGCCCGAGCATCGCCTGCTGCTGGATGCCGATGGCGTGCCGCGCGCCGCGTTGCCGCTGTATCGCAAGGCACACTCCTATGGCGAGTACGTATTCGACTGGGCCTGGGCCGATGCCTGCCAGCGAGCCGGCATTCGCTACTACCCCAAGCTGCTCTGTGCGGTGCCTTTTTCGCCGGTCGCCGGGCAGCGCCTGCTGGGTGATGCGCAGGCGGCGGCCGGAGTGCTTGACGAGCTGAGCCGCGGGCTCGACGCCGCCGGCCTGTCGGGGCTGCATCTGAATTTCAGCGAGCCGGCAGCCGATGCGCTGCTCGCCGGGCGGGATGGCTGGCTCGAGCGCATCGGCTGCCAGTTCCACTGGCACAACCGCGGTTATCGCGACTTCCAGGACTTTCTCGATGCCCTCGCCTCGCGCAAGCGCAAGCAGTTGCGCAAGGAACGAGAACAGGTGGCGGGGCAGGGGTTGGCGTTCGACTGGCGCAGCGGCGGGGAGCTGAGCGAGGCCGACTGGGATTTCGTCTACGCCTGCTACGCCAATACCTACCAGGTACGCGGCCAGGCTCCTTACCTGACGCGCAGCTTCTTCAGCCTGCTGGCCGAGCGGATGCCCGAGGCGATTCGCCTGATCTGGGTGCGCCAGGGCGAGCGGCCGGTGGCGATGGCGTTCTGCCTGTGCGATGACGACACGCTGTACGGCCGTTACTGGGGCTGCCTGGCCGAGTTCGACCGGCTGCACTTCGAGACCTGTTTCTACCAGGGCATCGAGTGGGCGATTGCCAGCGGCCTGCGGCGTTTCGATGCCGGCGCGCAGGGGGAACACAAACTTATCCGCGGTTTCGAGCCGGTGATCACCCGTTCATGGCATTACCTGGCGCACCCGGGATTGCGTGCGGCTGTTGCCGACTTTCTTGGCCAGGAGCGCGTCGGCGTACTGGCCTATCGGCAGGCGGCGCAGGCCGCGCTGCCGTATCGCCAGGGCTGA
- a CDS encoding dienelactone hydrolase family protein — MRHCLFGLLMAASVAAHAEIQTQEIPYKAADGTEMIGYYAYDDAIEGPRPGVVVVHEWWGLNDYAKRRARDLAELGYSALAIDMYGEGKNTEHPKDAMSFMKAALADADAAKGRFNAGLDLLRQQQQTDTRKLAAVGYCFGGKVVLDMARQGVPLAGVVSFHGALATETRAVPGSVKARVLVEHGAEDSMVSTDDVAALNVEMVKAGADYRFVSLPGAKHGFTNPGADAFKEKGLDLAYNKQADERSWNDMRRFLEETFSR, encoded by the coding sequence ATGCGCCACTGCCTGTTCGGCCTGCTCATGGCTGCCAGCGTCGCTGCCCACGCCGAAATCCAGACCCAGGAAATCCCCTACAAGGCTGCCGACGGCACCGAAATGATCGGCTACTACGCCTATGACGATGCGATCGAGGGTCCGCGTCCGGGCGTGGTGGTCGTGCACGAATGGTGGGGGCTCAACGACTATGCCAAGCGCCGAGCTCGCGACCTGGCCGAACTCGGCTACAGCGCGCTGGCCATCGACATGTACGGCGAGGGCAAGAACACCGAGCATCCTAAGGATGCGATGAGTTTCATGAAGGCCGCGCTGGCCGATGCCGACGCCGCCAAGGGCCGCTTCAACGCCGGCCTCGACCTGCTGCGTCAACAGCAGCAGACCGATACCCGCAAGCTCGCCGCGGTGGGCTACTGTTTCGGCGGCAAAGTGGTACTGGACATGGCGCGCCAGGGTGTGCCGCTGGCCGGCGTGGTGAGTTTCCACGGCGCACTGGCCACCGAGACGCGCGCCGTGCCGGGCAGCGTCAAGGCGCGCGTGCTGGTCGAGCATGGTGCCGAGGACAGCATGGTCAGCACCGACGATGTTGCCGCGCTGAACGTGGAAATGGTCAAGGCGGGCGCGGACTACCGGTTCGTCAGCCTGCCAGGCGCCAAGCATGGCTTCACCAACCCGGGCGCCGATGCCTTCAAGGAAAAGGGCCTCGATCTGGCCTACAACAAGCAGGCCGACGAACGCTCCTGGAACGACATGCGGCGCTTCCTCGAGGAAACCTTCAGCCGCTGA
- a CDS encoding cytochrome c3 family protein — translation MKSIMAMLKRYWGVLRRPSVHYSLGVLTLGGFIAGIIFWGGFNTALEATNTEAFCISCHEMESNVYVEIKDTIHYTNRSGVRATCPDCHVPHEWTDKIARKMQASKEVWGKIFGTINTREKFLEKRRELAEHEWARLKANDSLECRNCHDFDFMDFTRQSPRAAKFHSTALANGEATCIDCHKGIAHRLPDMKGVPGW, via the coding sequence ATGAAGTCGATAATGGCCATGCTCAAGCGCTACTGGGGCGTGCTGCGTCGCCCCAGCGTGCACTACAGCCTCGGCGTGCTAACCCTTGGCGGCTTCATCGCCGGGATCATCTTCTGGGGCGGCTTCAACACCGCGCTGGAAGCGACCAACACGGAGGCGTTCTGCATCTCTTGTCACGAGATGGAAAGCAACGTCTACGTCGAGATCAAGGACACCATCCACTACACCAACCGCTCCGGCGTGCGCGCCACCTGCCCGGACTGCCATGTGCCGCACGAATGGACCGACAAGATCGCGCGCAAGATGCAGGCCTCCAAGGAGGTCTGGGGCAAGATCTTCGGCACCATCAATACCCGCGAGAAGTTCCTCGAGAAGCGCCGCGAACTGGCCGAGCACGAATGGGCGCGGCTCAAGGCCAACGATTCGCTGGAGTGCCGCAACTGCCACGACTTCGACTTCATGGACTTCACTCGCCAGAGTCCGCGTGCAGCCAAGTTCCACTCCACCGCCCTGGCCAACGGCGAAGCGACCTGCATCGATTGCCACAAAGGGATCGCCCACCGCCTGCCGGACATGAAGGGGGTGCCGGGCTGGTAA
- a CDS encoding nitrate reductase cytochrome c-type subunit — protein sequence MTFRFLPLSLLAVFGLAVAADVNYPLDAPAPDGRRPGGTLTQEFTPPPLRDEENKDLRRERNYPEQPPTIPHTIRGYAIDKNANKCLSCHSREASARTQAPMISITHFSDRDGQVLAAVSPRRYFCTQCHVPQHDAKPLVENQFKNIDDLLYRENPATGKQN from the coding sequence ATGACATTCCGTTTCCTGCCGTTGTCTCTGCTCGCGGTGTTCGGCCTGGCCGTTGCCGCGGACGTGAACTACCCGCTCGATGCCCCGGCGCCGGACGGTCGCCGTCCGGGCGGCACCCTCACCCAGGAGTTCACCCCGCCGCCCTTGCGCGACGAGGAGAACAAGGACCTGCGCCGCGAACGCAACTATCCCGAGCAACCGCCGACCATTCCGCACACCATCCGCGGCTACGCCATCGACAAGAACGCCAACAAGTGCCTGTCGTGCCACAGCCGCGAGGCCAGCGCGCGGACCCAAGCGCCGATGATCAGCATTACCCACTTCAGCGACCGCGACGGCCAGGTGCTCGCCGCCGTGTCCCCGCGGCGCTATTTCTGCACGCAGTGCCACGTACCCCAGCACGACGCCAAGCCGCTGGTGGAAAACCAGTTCAAGAACATCGACGACCTGCTGTATCGGGAAAATCCCGCCACCGGGAAGCAGAACTGA